A window from Prosthecochloris marina encodes these proteins:
- a CDS encoding AAA family ATPase, which yields MNNNLAESVKKSIVMKGWLDELKLNINARIALLQLVTIDEEDAMHTLDAWTHADDWPQEGMGLISWDSGDQFIEIKEPAVPFGKRLASPETVLGIIDDYQGAAIFILKDFHRAWEHRPSVLRMLRNLSARLPAREQPVNIILTSPERNLPVELRQDIPAIDVGKPGTEQMRELLERLSSSSNALRNVSPGLMERLVESALGLSVVEAGRAFRKAIVLAGKGGLDERAVRQVLNEKQHIIRESGALELYPYTGMMSNVGGLGALKKWLDERQEAFSQEARDYGLSAPKGVALVGIPGTGKSLCAKVTAGHWGMTLLRMDVGAVFSGLLGSSERNIREAIRIAEVIAPCVLWVDEIEKAFAGSTGDSGTASRVLATFLTWMQEKSAPVFVFATANNIDRLPPELFRKGRFDEIFFLDLPTRAERTRILEVHLKQQGISMISQRFNLDAVAKMTEGFVGAELQALVNDAMFPAFRDNRREIDTDDLLAAAREMVPLAKSHEKHIETLRLMVDQGLVRNASDNLSGEKVDLESIPESRPRLD from the coding sequence ATGAACAATAATCTGGCTGAGAGTGTAAAAAAGTCGATTGTGATGAAAGGCTGGCTCGACGAGCTGAAACTGAATATCAATGCTCGTATCGCTCTTCTACAGTTAGTGACGATTGACGAAGAGGATGCGATGCATACCCTTGATGCATGGACACATGCCGATGATTGGCCGCAAGAAGGCATGGGGCTCATATCATGGGATAGCGGAGATCAGTTTATCGAAATAAAAGAACCGGCCGTTCCATTCGGTAAGCGCTTGGCTTCGCCGGAAACGGTGCTTGGCATCATCGATGATTATCAAGGAGCTGCCATATTTATCCTGAAAGATTTTCATCGTGCCTGGGAGCATCGTCCATCCGTGTTGCGTATGCTTCGCAACCTCTCGGCCCGTCTTCCTGCACGGGAGCAGCCTGTCAATATTATCCTGACAAGCCCTGAGCGCAACCTGCCGGTTGAGCTTCGACAGGATATTCCGGCAATCGATGTCGGCAAACCCGGGACTGAACAGATGAGAGAGCTCCTCGAGCGTCTTTCCTCTTCGAGCAACGCACTCAGAAACGTATCACCCGGTCTGATGGAAAGGCTTGTTGAGAGCGCGCTCGGGCTTTCGGTCGTCGAGGCTGGACGGGCATTTCGTAAGGCCATAGTGCTTGCCGGGAAAGGTGGACTTGATGAGCGTGCAGTCAGGCAGGTGTTGAATGAAAAACAGCACATCATCCGTGAAAGTGGTGCTCTTGAATTATATCCCTACACCGGTATGATGAGCAATGTCGGGGGGCTGGGAGCGCTGAAAAAATGGCTTGATGAAAGGCAGGAAGCCTTTAGTCAGGAAGCTCGGGATTATGGTTTGTCAGCACCAAAAGGCGTCGCTCTTGTCGGGATACCCGGTACAGGAAAAAGTCTCTGCGCCAAGGTTACTGCAGGGCATTGGGGGATGACGTTGTTGCGCATGGATGTCGGCGCGGTTTTCAGCGGGCTTCTTGGATCGAGTGAACGCAATATTCGCGAGGCAATACGAATTGCCGAAGTGATAGCCCCCTGCGTTCTCTGGGTAGATGAAATAGAGAAGGCTTTTGCCGGTTCAACCGGGGACAGTGGTACGGCCAGCCGTGTTCTGGCAACCTTCCTTACATGGATGCAGGAGAAGAGTGCTCCTGTGTTTGTATTCGCGACGGCGAACAATATTGACCGGCTTCCTCCGGAATTGTTCCGCAAAGGACGTTTTGATGAGATTTTCTTTCTTGATTTGCCGACAAGAGCCGAGAGAACGAGAATTCTCGAGGTGCATCTTAAACAGCAGGGCATTAGCATGATATCTCAACGCTTCAACCTCGATGCGGTCGCAAAGATGACTGAAGGATTTGTCGGTGCGGAACTGCAAGCCCTGGTCAATGATGCCATGTTTCCGGCATTTCGTGATAACCGGCGGGAGATCGATACCGATGACCTGCTTGCTGCCGCAAGAGAAATGGTTCCTTTGGCAAAATCCCATGAAAAACATATTGAAACACTGCGGCTCATGGTTGATCAAGGGCTGGTGCGCAATGCTTCCGATAATCTTTCAGGTGAAAAAGTAGACCTTGAAAGCATCCCCGAAAGCCGCCCGCGTCTTGATTGA
- a CDS encoding ABC transporter permease, with amino-acid sequence MITLDNIQKTYSIGESSVHALRGVSLTIEQGEFIAIMGASGSGKSTLMHILGLLDTPDTGDYFLSGRNVNSLKEDELAALRNHVAGFVFQQFHLLKRMSLVDNVRLPHIYSGEEGDFRKEAIERLRLVGLEDRTDHRPNQLSGGQQQRVAIARALIRNPMIIFADEPTGNLDTKNSSEIMNILKRLHGEGKTIIMVTHEDTIAAYADRIITMSDGRIVSDERKAGRTDRQLLRKEPVNPNTHIPLWRNGRFSGFVLQAMQSILSNKVRSFLSVLGILVGVASVIAMLALGAGAQVSMEESLKSMGSNLLSVRGGSASVRGAAQGAGAVTRFTFNDVEGIAATTSLVKRASGIVRGSAQIVYGGNNWSTSLDGVGFEYGEMRAAIPTIGRWFTEQELKKREKVAVVGMTVAKELFGSSMSPVGKTIKINRINFTVIGVAPAKGFSGPRDGDDVVLIPVTTAMYRVLGKDYFDGIYVESVSPAMIERTKDAVERIIRKQHRLGDDDDSFSIRDMTEIKQMLSSTTQTMSLLLGAIAAISLVVGGIGIMNIMLVSVTERTKEIGLRKAIGARKSDIMLQFIVESVGMTLSGGLFGIVAGITVAWGLSVFAGWAVQTSMFAIVLATGFSMLIGLSFGLWPAKKAADLKPVEALRYE; translated from the coding sequence ATGATTACACTTGATAACATTCAGAAGACCTATAGTATCGGTGAAAGCTCCGTTCATGCACTCAGGGGAGTTTCACTCACTATCGAGCAGGGCGAATTCATTGCCATTATGGGGGCATCGGGTTCTGGAAAATCCACACTCATGCACATTCTCGGCCTGCTGGACACGCCTGACACTGGCGATTACTTCCTTTCAGGGCGCAATGTCAACTCATTGAAAGAGGATGAACTTGCCGCTTTACGCAACCATGTAGCAGGTTTCGTGTTTCAGCAGTTTCATCTGCTCAAGCGTATGAGCCTTGTCGATAATGTCCGTTTGCCACATATCTACAGCGGTGAAGAAGGGGATTTCCGAAAGGAGGCGATAGAACGTTTACGACTTGTCGGGCTCGAGGACCGGACTGATCACAGGCCGAATCAGCTTTCCGGAGGACAGCAGCAACGTGTTGCCATAGCCCGGGCACTCATACGCAATCCAATGATTATTTTTGCCGATGAGCCCACCGGCAATCTCGATACGAAGAACTCTTCGGAGATCATGAACATTCTCAAGCGGCTTCATGGAGAGGGAAAAACCATCATCATGGTGACGCACGAGGACACCATTGCGGCATATGCCGATCGGATTATCACCATGTCAGACGGCCGGATTGTCAGCGATGAACGTAAAGCCGGAAGAACTGATCGGCAGTTGCTCCGGAAGGAGCCCGTAAATCCGAACACCCATATCCCCTTGTGGCGCAATGGCCGTTTTTCCGGTTTTGTCCTGCAGGCGATGCAGTCCATTCTTTCCAACAAAGTTCGCTCGTTTCTCTCCGTGCTTGGCATTCTGGTCGGAGTGGCGTCGGTTATCGCCATGTTGGCTCTCGGTGCTGGAGCGCAGGTGTCGATGGAGGAGAGTTTAAAATCCATGGGTTCCAACCTGCTTTCTGTCAGAGGGGGATCTGCATCCGTCAGGGGAGCTGCTCAGGGGGCGGGAGCCGTTACCCGTTTTACCTTCAATGATGTTGAAGGTATAGCTGCAACGACGTCACTTGTAAAGCGTGCTTCGGGTATTGTGAGAGGTAGTGCGCAGATCGTGTATGGCGGCAATAACTGGAGTACTTCACTAGATGGGGTTGGTTTCGAGTATGGTGAAATGCGTGCTGCCATTCCAACTATCGGGCGATGGTTTACCGAGCAGGAACTGAAAAAACGTGAAAAAGTCGCAGTTGTCGGGATGACGGTTGCCAAGGAGCTGTTCGGCAGCAGCATGAGTCCGGTCGGCAAAACAATCAAGATCAACAGGATCAATTTCACGGTTATCGGGGTGGCTCCTGCCAAGGGGTTTTCAGGGCCTCGTGATGGGGATGATGTCGTGCTGATTCCGGTGACTACGGCGATGTACAGGGTTCTTGGAAAGGATTACTTCGATGGTATCTACGTTGAGTCGGTCTCTCCGGCCATGATTGAACGGACCAAGGATGCTGTCGAGCGGATCATTCGCAAGCAGCATCGTCTTGGTGACGATGATGATTCTTTTTCGATCAGGGACATGACCGAGATTAAACAAATGCTCTCCAGTACGACTCAGACCATGAGCCTGCTCCTTGGGGCCATCGCGGCAATCTCTCTCGTTGTCGGTGGCATAGGCATCATGAACATCATGCTGGTATCGGTTACCGAAAGAACAAAAGAAATCGGACTTCGAAAGGCGATAGGGGCACGAAAAAGCGATATCATGCTGCAGTTTATTGTTGAATCCGTAGGTATGACCCTCTCAGGCGGTTTGTTCGGCATTGTTGCAGGAATAACCGTTGCATGGGGGCTGTCGGTTTTTGCCGGCTGGGCGGTGCAGACATCGATGTTTGCGATTGTGCTCGCTACGGGTTTTTCGATGTTGATCGGTTTGAGTTTCGGACTCTGGCCGGCAAAAAAAGCGGCCGATCTCAAGCCGGTCGAAGCCCTGCGGTATGAGTAG
- a CDS encoding DNA glycosylase — protein sequence MTQTEKLKTVKKDLRSIDIEGSLFSGQCFRWDYLRNGKQIYFGVIDDNIFIIKKAKQTSYTITTSKNFSHDEAFHEFMNNYFCLDIDPNELFPVEFSERYPGIWKLIKPYLGLKILRQNAFETLITFMCAQGLGMKIIRRQISYLAKEYGEQYTVPLEGKPFIYYGFPSPETLAGTNPESLRLCTNNNCIRAKNIIDAAKSVASGVLDLECLKDPEMPLETARKRLCAHSGIGYKIADCILLFGLHRFSAFPIDTHVRQYLASWFSVGDALQTLTQKNYLFLQDQALRLLKPEFAGFAGHILFHSWRKEIKHLTTY from the coding sequence ATGACGCAAACAGAAAAATTAAAAACAGTAAAAAAAGATTTGAGGTCCATCGACATTGAGGGATCTTTATTCAGCGGACAATGCTTTAGATGGGATTATCTTCGTAATGGAAAACAGATATATTTTGGCGTAATAGATGACAATATCTTCATCATAAAAAAGGCTAAACAAACAAGCTATACCATTACAACATCAAAAAACTTTTCACATGATGAAGCATTTCATGAATTCATGAATAACTATTTTTGTCTCGATATCGATCCAAACGAACTCTTCCCTGTCGAATTCAGTGAACGCTATCCTGGAATATGGAAGCTCATAAAGCCTTATTTAGGGTTGAAAATTCTACGGCAAAATGCATTTGAAACCCTGATAACGTTCATGTGCGCACAGGGACTTGGCATGAAAATCATACGGAGACAGATATCGTATCTGGCAAAAGAATATGGTGAACAATACACCGTGCCCCTAGAGGGTAAACCCTTTATATATTATGGTTTTCCCTCTCCGGAAACCCTTGCGGGAACAAACCCTGAATCTCTCAGGCTTTGCACGAACAACAACTGTATACGGGCGAAAAACATCATCGATGCGGCAAAGAGTGTTGCGTCGGGTGTACTTGATCTGGAATGTCTCAAAGACCCTGAAATGCCCCTGGAAACTGCCAGAAAGCGTCTTTGTGCCCATTCGGGGATAGGTTATAAAATAGCCGACTGCATTTTGCTGTTCGGACTGCATCGTTTCTCGGCATTTCCCATAGACACGCACGTAAGGCAGTATCTCGCATCATGGTTTTCAGTCGGTGATGCGTTACAAACATTGACCCAAAAGAATTATCTTTTTCTACAGGATCAGGCCTTACGCCTATTGAAACCTGAATTTGCCGGTTTTGCCGGACACATACTTTTCCACAGCTGGAGAAAAGAGATTAAACATCTGACAACCTACTAA
- a CDS encoding AbrB/MazE/SpoVT family DNA-binding domain-containing protein — protein MQQVTISPKFQVVIPRKIRESLKLVPGQKIQVVQYGERIELIPHKEAHEMRGFLKKYETRSSGPEGGYESCG, from the coding sequence ATGCAACAGGTTACTATTTCACCAAAATTTCAGGTTGTGATACCTCGAAAAATCAGGGAATCGCTGAAGCTCGTTCCAGGACAGAAAATTCAGGTTGTTCAATACGGAGAACGTATCGAGCTTATTCCACATAAAGAGGCGCATGAAATGAGAGGGTTTCTAAAGAAATATGAGACGAGGTCCAGTGGTCCGGAGGGGGGCTATGAATCTTGTGGATAG
- a CDS encoding KamA family radical SAM protein: MLKYRSYAAHNLHTLPQYGEIPEEQLHVVKTVAAVYPFRVNNYVTENLIDWSNIPDDPMFRLSFPQSEMLDPVDFERISELVRREAEPEAIQQAAREIQLLQNPNPAGQMELNTPRMNGDFLHGIQHKYRESVLFFPSEAQVCHAYCTYCFRWPQFSGLENLKFANNDINLLVNYLQEHPEVKDIIFTGGDPMVMNTGLIKKYIKPLLNIPTVRTIRIGTKALSWWPHRFTSDHDSDELLHFFEEVVSSGKHLAIMAHISHPREIETSIAIDAVRRIRSTGAVIRSQSPIVRHINDDVGTWETMWQKQLQEGIIPYYMFLERDTGAKHYFEVPLAQAVEIFNSAYQKMSGLGRTVRGPSMSCSPGKIIVEDILEINGEKIFALKFTQSRNPEWTNKLFFAEYSETASWLDDLVPAFGHEEFFFEKEMEALYSYC; encoded by the coding sequence ATGCTGAAATATCGCTCATACGCAGCACATAATCTTCACACACTCCCTCAATACGGAGAAATACCGGAAGAGCAGCTTCACGTTGTCAAAACCGTTGCCGCCGTCTATCCGTTTAGGGTGAACAACTACGTTACAGAAAACCTTATCGATTGGTCGAACATCCCGGATGACCCTATGTTCAGATTGAGCTTTCCTCAAAGCGAAATGCTTGATCCTGTAGATTTTGAACGAATATCCGAACTTGTGCGAAGAGAAGCTGAACCGGAAGCGATCCAACAAGCTGCGAGGGAGATACAACTCTTGCAGAATCCCAATCCTGCCGGGCAAATGGAACTCAACACTCCTCGCATGAATGGCGACTTTCTTCACGGCATTCAGCACAAATACAGGGAAAGTGTTTTGTTTTTCCCGTCCGAAGCCCAGGTTTGCCACGCTTATTGTACGTATTGTTTCAGATGGCCTCAATTTTCAGGTCTTGAAAATCTTAAATTCGCAAACAACGACATCAACCTGCTGGTCAACTATCTTCAGGAGCATCCTGAGGTAAAAGACATTATTTTTACCGGTGGTGATCCAATGGTGATGAACACCGGCTTGATAAAAAAATATATCAAGCCCCTCTTGAACATCCCTACCGTAAGAACCATCAGGATCGGCACAAAAGCACTGAGCTGGTGGCCTCATCGATTTACCTCCGATCACGATTCCGACGAATTGCTTCATTTTTTCGAAGAGGTCGTCTCCTCCGGCAAACATCTTGCCATAATGGCGCACATCAGCCATCCTAGAGAAATCGAAACATCCATAGCCATTGACGCCGTTCGGCGTATTCGGTCAACCGGGGCTGTCATACGCAGTCAATCACCAATCGTTCGACACATCAATGATGATGTAGGCACCTGGGAAACCATGTGGCAAAAACAGCTTCAGGAGGGCATCATACCCTATTATATGTTCCTGGAAAGGGATACCGGAGCCAAACACTATTTTGAAGTCCCTCTTGCTCAAGCAGTCGAAATATTCAATAGCGCTTATCAAAAGATGTCGGGACTCGGCCGCACCGTACGCGGACCATCGATGTCCTGTTCACCGGGCAAAATTATTGTTGAAGATATCCTGGAAATCAATGGAGAAAAAATATTTGCCCTCAAGTTCACTCAAAGCCGAAATCCCGAGTGGACGAACAAGTTATTCTTTGCCGAATACAGCGAAACAGCTTCATGGTTAGATGACCTTGTTCCCGCATTTGGTCATGAAGAATTCTTCTTTGAAAAAGAAATGGAAGCCCTTTACTCTTACTGTTAA
- a CDS encoding M48 family metallopeptidase produces MTRKSSPVLKQSRIIALLVTAMFLGSCATVPVTGRSQLNIVPASSMLSLSNEQYNEFLRKNKRSQNSVETARVKRVGRKLKTAVEQYFRQRGLYSELRNYSWEFNLIENKSPNAWCMPGGKIVVYTGILPYTKTDAGLSVVMAHEIAHAVAKHGNERMSQMLLTQMGGMALSSALQSSPKKTRSLWLTAFGVGSQVALVLPYSRLHEYEADKIGLIFMAMAGYNPNEAVSFWQRMSKSSKGGKPPEFLSTHPSDASRIRQIRNAIPDAMKYYKK; encoded by the coding sequence ATGACAAGAAAAAGCTCACCCGTTTTAAAGCAGAGCAGAATCATTGCACTGCTTGTTACAGCAATGTTTCTCGGTTCCTGTGCAACCGTTCCGGTGACCGGGCGTTCACAGCTCAATATCGTTCCCGCTTCATCGATGCTCTCTTTGAGTAACGAACAATACAATGAGTTTCTGAGAAAAAACAAGCGGAGCCAAAACAGTGTCGAAACCGCAAGGGTAAAGCGGGTTGGCCGCAAGCTGAAAACTGCAGTTGAACAGTACTTCCGTCAGCGTGGTCTCTATTCCGAACTGAGAAATTATTCATGGGAATTCAACCTTATAGAAAATAAATCACCAAATGCCTGGTGCATGCCCGGTGGAAAAATCGTCGTTTACACCGGCATCCTTCCCTATACAAAAACCGATGCAGGACTTTCCGTGGTTATGGCCCATGAAATCGCCCATGCCGTAGCAAAACACGGCAATGAACGCATGAGCCAGATGCTTTTGACCCAAATGGGTGGAATGGCTCTCAGTAGCGCCTTACAATCAAGTCCAAAAAAAACACGCAGTCTTTGGTTGACAGCGTTCGGTGTCGGCTCACAGGTTGCCCTCGTTCTCCCCTACAGTCGCCTGCACGAGTATGAAGCTGACAAGATTGGCCTGATCTTCATGGCAATGGCCGGTTACAACCCGAATGAAGCTGTAAGCTTCTGGCAAAGAATGTCGAAAAGTTCAAAAGGAGGCAAACCACCGGAGTTTTTAAGCACTCACCCGTCCGATGCATCCAGAATCCGCCAGATTCGAAACGCGATACCGGATGCGATGAAATACTATAAAAAGTGA
- a CDS encoding Hsp70 family protein: MALAFDFGTSNSVVVRWNEVLCKGEAVMLPNLTRTYPLRRGGNATVIPSLIHYGKNSMPMIGAQVEEAGLATHPGTFRWLKMDVLRTGGANRGRRVNGEVIYPRKAADELVDHILMFVRGHYGDLDDELVVTVPVEAFDHYLDWLQEAALKRFPGGVRFLDEATACIMGYLDQILDRKPYCIVDFGGGTLDVSVVRTDLSASGNTRCRVLGRAGEEIGGIMVDNWLLEYIQKREGLDDEDISVVGSALLRQIEQAKISISNGKDKAEISQYNDISGLLINCTITREVLQEALEKQREPNKHNLYQIIVRTLDRALDQARDRAGIRKTELEGVFLVGGSSMLPGIHEKIRDYFPDSELHGDNPFEAVALGACRYGGGMIEQALAHDYCMKSWNRELRDFELVPVVPRGTPYPTEKPVTSKYIKAACDAQQVLGLVIYERSVMERPVISYVNGAEGLRPVREEMRQEAREKPLNPDDHEFIHADPPSVVGERRFIAGFGVDEHRRLTLWLRDNLEGNKSFIQLRDGIRIPLPVANFPVVKL; this comes from the coding sequence ATGGCACTGGCATTTGATTTCGGAACCAGCAATAGTGTTGTCGTGCGTTGGAACGAAGTTCTTTGTAAAGGGGAGGCAGTCATGCTGCCGAATCTAACCAGAACGTATCCTTTACGACGAGGCGGGAATGCCACAGTTATCCCTTCATTGATTCATTACGGAAAAAATAGTATGCCAATGATCGGTGCACAGGTCGAAGAGGCTGGTTTGGCAACCCATCCCGGTACTTTTCGTTGGTTGAAAATGGATGTCTTGAGGACAGGCGGAGCGAATCGAGGTCGTCGTGTCAACGGGGAGGTTATTTACCCTCGAAAAGCAGCGGACGAGCTTGTTGATCACATTTTGATGTTCGTGCGGGGCCATTATGGTGATCTCGATGATGAACTTGTGGTTACTGTTCCTGTTGAGGCATTCGATCATTACCTGGACTGGTTGCAGGAAGCTGCTTTGAAACGTTTCCCGGGTGGCGTCCGGTTTCTCGATGAAGCGACGGCCTGTATCATGGGTTATCTGGACCAAATTCTCGACCGTAAACCGTATTGTATCGTTGATTTTGGAGGTGGAACCCTCGATGTATCTGTTGTTCGTACAGATTTGTCAGCTTCCGGTAATACGCGATGCAGGGTGCTTGGTCGAGCCGGAGAAGAAATCGGCGGGATCATGGTCGATAACTGGCTACTGGAGTATATACAGAAGCGGGAAGGGCTGGATGATGAAGATATATCCGTTGTCGGGTCTGCACTGCTCCGGCAGATCGAACAAGCAAAAATATCGATTTCCAACGGAAAAGATAAAGCTGAGATCAGCCAGTACAACGATATAAGCGGTTTGCTGATCAACTGTACCATAACCCGTGAGGTGCTCCAAGAGGCGCTTGAAAAGCAAAGAGAGCCAAACAAGCATAACCTTTACCAGATTATCGTACGGACGCTCGATCGTGCGCTTGACCAGGCACGTGACCGAGCGGGGATACGCAAGACGGAGCTTGAAGGAGTTTTTCTCGTTGGCGGAAGCAGCATGCTACCGGGTATTCATGAGAAAATCCGGGACTATTTCCCTGACAGCGAGCTTCACGGTGATAATCCATTCGAGGCAGTGGCGCTTGGTGCGTGCCGGTATGGAGGAGGAATGATCGAGCAGGCTCTGGCGCATGATTATTGTATGAAGAGCTGGAACCGCGAACTGCGTGATTTCGAGCTTGTTCCGGTAGTGCCTCGCGGGACGCCATATCCAACTGAAAAACCGGTGACAAGCAAATATATAAAAGCTGCCTGTGATGCACAGCAGGTGCTTGGGCTTGTCATATACGAGCGTTCAGTCATGGAGCGACCTGTTATAAGTTATGTCAACGGTGCCGAAGGACTTCGCCCCGTGCGAGAGGAAATGAGACAGGAGGCCAGGGAGAAACCGCTCAATCCGGATGATCATGAATTCATTCATGCAGATCCCCCCTCTGTGGTTGGTGAACGACGGTTTATTGCAGGATTCGGAGTCGATGAGCATCGTCGCCTGACACTCTGGTTGCGCGACAATCTCGAGGGGAACAAATCATTTATTCAGCTCAGGGACGGGATCAGAATTCCTCTTCCTGTTGCCAATTTTCCAGTGGTTAAGCTATGA
- the grpE gene encoding nucleotide exchange factor GrpE: MVGVQISEKEALDTKMYKALQKLLCKEREGNNSGAALLKVELQEKEAELQRLRRESRLERERTTYLTEAGIEKALEEVMTNIAGPLANLSAMQARYRQEGNIKVADLLSVAIKIEASLHDFGFEAFGAVGETTSFDPGLHHLLDADIPVESEPVVVRFTGYRYKGRTIRKAMVRKVSEITKEQLPDGTGI, from the coding sequence ATGGTAGGTGTTCAGATATCAGAAAAAGAAGCATTGGATACAAAGATGTACAAAGCGCTGCAAAAGCTCCTTTGCAAGGAAAGGGAAGGTAACAACTCGGGTGCGGCTCTCCTGAAAGTCGAGCTTCAGGAAAAAGAGGCCGAGCTGCAACGTCTTCGTCGGGAATCTCGTCTTGAAAGAGAGCGTACTACTTATCTGACTGAAGCCGGCATTGAAAAGGCACTCGAAGAGGTTATGACAAACATCGCGGGCCCTTTGGCAAACCTGTCCGCAATGCAAGCTCGTTATCGGCAAGAAGGGAATATCAAAGTGGCGGATTTACTGAGCGTTGCCATAAAAATTGAAGCCTCCCTGCATGATTTCGGGTTTGAAGCATTCGGTGCGGTAGGAGAAACAACCTCTTTCGATCCCGGACTTCACCACCTTCTCGATGCAGATATTCCCGTAGAAAGTGAACCTGTTGTTGTAAGGTTTACGGGATATCGTTACAAAGGCAGAACGATACGCAAAGCAATGGTGAGAAAGGTTTCAGAAATAACAAAAGAGCAACTACCGGATGGCACTGGCATTTGA
- a CDS encoding type II toxin-antitoxin system VapC family toxin, which yields MRRGPVVRRGAMNLVDSSGWIEFFNDGPYASYFLEALRDMDKVIVPTLCFYEVFSYVMKNMSDAEALQVVAFMQQSQSVDLTDAVAVLAARLSAKHNLPFSPGITLATAQLNHAVVWTQDPFLKDFPDVKYYPKKKD from the coding sequence ATGAGACGAGGTCCAGTGGTCCGGAGGGGGGCTATGAATCTTGTGGATAGTTCCGGCTGGATAGAGTTTTTCAATGATGGCCCCTATGCTTCCTACTTTCTTGAAGCGCTTCGTGATATGGATAAGGTTATCGTACCGACTCTCTGTTTTTATGAGGTGTTTTCCTATGTCATGAAAAATATGAGTGATGCTGAAGCGCTTCAGGTCGTGGCTTTCATGCAGCAATCTCAATCCGTTGACCTCACGGATGCTGTAGCAGTGCTGGCTGCGCGTTTGAGCGCCAAACACAATCTTCCATTTTCTCCCGGGATCACACTTGCTACAGCTCAGCTCAATCATGCGGTGGTCTGGACTCAGGATCCGTTTCTTAAAGATTTTCCTGACGTAAAGTATTATCCGAAAAAAAAAGACTGA
- a CDS encoding formylglycine-generating enzyme family protein — protein MTKRSTKEQRSIELERLLAELRRRSLYTQKHSLPPLVVNNVDASPMVLVPGGKFEMGDGLDEDCGKHSVYLDSYYIGMYMVTNRQYKVFIDATGHRAPSQGAWIDAVSVWQGDTFPEEFATHPVVCVNWDDAKTYAEWAGCMLPTEAQWEKAAKGLQGYLYPWGDDWDEDKCRNRSNRLQDPTSEVYGYPDGVSGYGTWNQSGNVYEWCADWYGERYPETGSRENPEGPDEGSLRHERGSCWRYSDSLSFRCSKRSFCVPGALNDFRGFRIVKRLS, from the coding sequence ATGACAAAGAGATCAACGAAAGAACAGAGGAGTATTGAACTGGAGAGGCTCCTTGCAGAACTCCGAAGGCGTTCACTGTACACCCAAAAGCATAGTCTGCCGCCACTTGTCGTCAATAACGTCGATGCATCACCTATGGTACTTGTCCCTGGCGGTAAATTTGAAATGGGGGACGGGCTTGATGAGGATTGTGGTAAGCATAGCGTCTATCTGGATTCTTACTATATCGGAATGTATATGGTGACGAATCGACAATACAAGGTTTTTATCGATGCTACAGGTCATCGGGCACCAAGCCAAGGGGCATGGATCGACGCGGTGAGTGTCTGGCAGGGAGACACATTCCCTGAAGAATTCGCCACACATCCGGTTGTTTGCGTTAACTGGGATGATGCGAAAACCTATGCCGAGTGGGCAGGATGTATGCTGCCGACTGAAGCACAGTGGGAAAAAGCCGCAAAAGGGCTACAGGGGTATCTTTATCCATGGGGTGACGATTGGGACGAAGACAAGTGCCGAAACAGGAGCAACCGTTTGCAGGATCCGACAAGTGAAGTCTATGGCTATCCAGATGGGGTATCCGGTTACGGTACATGGAACCAGAGTGGTAATGTTTATGAATGGTGTGCCGACTGGTACGGGGAACGATATCCTGAGACCGGTTCACGGGAAAACCCAGAAGGGCCTGATGAAGGATCTTTGCGCCATGAACGGGGGAGCTGCTGGCGCTATAGCGATTCATTGTCGTTTCGGTGCTCGAAAAGAAGTTTTTGCGTTCCGGGAGCGCTCAACGATTTCAGAGGATTTCGAATCGTGAAACGCCTTTCGTGA